From Arcticibacter tournemirensis, one genomic window encodes:
- the xylA gene encoding xylose isomerase yields MGNILSGETEFFKGIGQIQYEGPQSDNPLAFRWYDENLVVAGKTLKDHFRFACAYWHSFCGTGADPFGGPSHFFPWDKKSDPVERAKDKMDAAFEFITKMNLPYYCFHDVDLVDYGNDVLENERRLQALVDYAKKKQAESGVKLLWGTSNLFSNPRYMNGASTNPDFHVLTHAGAQVKAALDATIALDGENYVFWGGREGYMTLLNTDMKREQEHFARFLHTAKDYARKNGFKGNFFIEPKPCEPTKHQYDYDAATVIGFLRQYDLLDDFKLNLEVNHATLAGHTFQHEMQVAADAGLLGSMDANRGDYQNGWDTDQFPNNVGELTECMLVFLEAGGLKGGGVNFDAKIRRNSTDMEDLFYAHIGGMDTFARALIIADNVLQKSDYKKFRQDRYASFDAGKGKAFEEGKLTLEDLRAFAIENGEPATRSGKQEYLENLLNRYL; encoded by the coding sequence ATGGGAAATATTCTTTCTGGTGAAACAGAGTTTTTTAAAGGAATAGGTCAGATACAATACGAAGGACCTCAATCAGACAATCCACTAGCTTTCAGATGGTATGATGAAAATCTTGTAGTGGCAGGAAAAACATTAAAGGACCACTTCAGATTTGCATGTGCTTACTGGCACTCATTCTGCGGTACCGGAGCTGATCCATTCGGCGGTCCGTCGCATTTCTTTCCATGGGATAAGAAAAGCGATCCTGTGGAACGTGCAAAGGATAAAATGGATGCAGCTTTTGAATTCATTACCAAGATGAATCTTCCTTATTACTGTTTCCACGATGTGGACCTGGTAGATTACGGCAATGATGTGCTTGAAAATGAAAGAAGGTTACAGGCTTTAGTTGATTATGCAAAGAAGAAACAAGCCGAAAGTGGCGTAAAACTTCTTTGGGGAACCTCTAACTTATTCAGCAATCCCCGTTACATGAATGGTGCTTCCACCAATCCCGATTTCCATGTTCTTACACACGCCGGAGCGCAGGTTAAAGCTGCTTTGGATGCTACCATTGCTCTTGACGGCGAGAACTATGTTTTCTGGGGAGGAAGAGAAGGCTATATGACCCTTTTGAATACAGACATGAAGCGTGAACAGGAACATTTTGCGCGCTTCCTGCATACTGCAAAAGACTACGCACGGAAGAACGGCTTTAAGGGTAATTTCTTTATCGAACCAAAACCTTGCGAACCAACCAAACATCAGTATGACTACGATGCCGCAACGGTTATCGGATTCCTTCGTCAGTACGACCTCCTTGACGACTTTAAGCTTAACCTTGAAGTAAATCATGCTACATTGGCCGGTCACACATTTCAGCATGAGATGCAGGTAGCTGCCGATGCTGGATTATTAGGCTCGATGGACGCTAACCGTGGCGACTACCAGAATGGCTGGGATACTGACCAATTCCCTAATAATGTAGGCGAACTTACCGAATGCATGCTGGTATTCCTGGAAGCAGGTGGATTAAAAGGCGGAGGTGTAAACTTCGATGCCAAGATCAGAAGAAACTCAACCGACATGGAAGACCTCTTCTATGCGCATATCGGCGGCATGGATACCTTTGCAAGAGCTCTGATCATTGCAGACAACGTTCTTCAGAAATCAGATTACAAAAAGTTCCGCCAGGATCGTTATGCTTCTTTCGACGCAGGTAAAGGCAAAGCCTTCGAAGAAGGAAAACTAACCCTTGAAGATTTGCGTGCGTTCGCTATTGAAAATGGAGAACCAGCAACCAGAAGCGGTAAACAGGAATACCTCGAAAATCTATTGAACAGATATTTGTAG
- a CDS encoding galactokinase, translated as MLENLKQQFTELYGQQNKNAFFAPGRVNLIGEHIDYNGGLVMPCAITMGTYLLTAPNKDGVFRFKSTNFEETLEIAVQDSYEKTGKEWYNYPLGVIHHFLAQGKSVGGLDLLYHGNLPIGSSLSSSASIEVVTAFAMNEIYHSGFSKLDLVKLSKKVENEFIGVNSGIMDQFAVAFGEKNKALKLNCDTLDYEAVECNLGDHFLAIINTNKPRKLTESKYNERVGECQTALKALQAELDIQNLCDIHTDTFEKHQSLIADATVLKRAKHVVEENDRVLEAAEALDQNRLADFGRLMFASHDSLQHLYEVSGIELDTIVEFCKGFDGVTGARMTGAGFGGCAIALVKKASFDDFSKKITDYYTSKIGYAPSVYSSEIGTGVVEL; from the coding sequence ATGTTAGAGAACCTAAAACAACAATTCACAGAACTTTACGGCCAGCAAAATAAGAATGCATTCTTCGCTCCGGGCCGCGTCAATCTCATTGGAGAACATATTGATTACAACGGCGGCCTGGTAATGCCTTGTGCTATAACCATGGGTACTTACCTTCTGACCGCACCTAACAAAGATGGCGTTTTTCGTTTCAAAAGCACCAACTTTGAAGAAACCCTGGAGATCGCGGTTCAGGACAGCTATGAAAAGACTGGAAAAGAATGGTACAATTACCCCCTGGGGGTGATACATCATTTCCTTGCACAAGGTAAGTCTGTAGGCGGACTTGACCTGCTTTATCATGGCAACCTGCCTATTGGATCCAGTTTATCTTCTTCTGCTTCTATTGAGGTAGTTACCGCTTTTGCTATGAACGAGATCTATCATTCAGGTTTTTCTAAGCTTGATCTGGTAAAACTTTCAAAGAAAGTAGAGAACGAATTTATAGGGGTAAATTCGGGCATCATGGACCAGTTTGCCGTTGCATTTGGCGAAAAGAACAAAGCACTGAAATTAAACTGCGATACGCTGGATTACGAGGCTGTTGAATGTAACCTGGGAGATCATTTCCTGGCGATCATCAACACCAACAAACCACGCAAATTAACAGAATCAAAATACAATGAACGTGTTGGTGAGTGTCAGACCGCATTGAAGGCTTTACAGGCGGAGCTTGATATTCAGAACCTGTGCGATATTCATACCGACACTTTTGAGAAACATCAATCACTGATTGCAGACGCAACGGTGTTAAAGCGTGCTAAACATGTTGTTGAAGAGAATGACAGGGTTCTTGAAGCAGCTGAAGCTCTTGACCAAAACAGGCTGGCTGACTTTGGAAGACTCATGTTCGCGTCTCATGACTCACTTCAGCATCTTTATGAAGTATCGGGAATTGAACTTGATACTATTGTTGAGTTCTGTAAAGGCTTTGATGGTGTTACGGGAGCCCGCATGACGGGCGCTGGCTTCGGTGGCTGTGCTATTGCTTTGGTAAAAAAAGCCAGCTTCGACGACTTCAGTAAGAAAATCACAGATTATTATACTTCGAAAATAGGCTATGCCCCTTCAGTTTACAGCTCTGAAATAGGCACAGGAGTAGTTGAGTTATAA
- a CDS encoding LacI family DNA-binding transcriptional regulator, translated as MKKVTILDIAKELNVTFSTVARALNDHPAISAATKKAVRETAERLNYRQNKIASSLRSGRTNVIGVIVPSLRVTFFSSVVSGIEQVMNANGYNILLYQSNESLVKEKKGIETFLQSRVDGILASITTETTDYSSYEEIIKRKTPLVFFDRAIDQLNISSVTINDYKGGFTATEHLIQQGYKRILHITADREILIFRERLRGYIDALRYYGLPVDDDLIVKGDFSPEFGKTVIKEARLKNLEYDAVFALEDFTAMGVLQQLQEFNVKIPEEVAVIGFANESFGSLVTPQLSTIDQQTILMGKEAAKLLLKLKKAELTQEEKPEKIVLDPLLIVRASSRRK; from the coding sequence ATGAAGAAAGTAACTATACTGGATATCGCTAAAGAGCTCAACGTCACGTTCTCTACTGTTGCCCGGGCGCTCAATGATCATCCTGCGATCAGTGCCGCTACCAAGAAAGCAGTGAGGGAAACTGCTGAAAGGCTAAACTACCGGCAAAACAAAATCGCTTCTTCATTAAGGTCGGGCCGCACGAATGTTATTGGCGTTATTGTACCTAGTCTGCGGGTCACCTTTTTCAGCTCCGTTGTATCTGGTATTGAACAGGTGATGAATGCGAATGGATATAATATCCTGCTTTATCAGTCTAACGAATCGCTCGTTAAGGAGAAAAAGGGTATTGAAACCTTCCTGCAGTCGCGGGTTGACGGCATCCTTGCTTCGATTACAACAGAAACCACAGATTACTCTTCTTACGAGGAAATAATAAAACGTAAAACGCCACTTGTCTTTTTTGACCGCGCTATTGACCAGCTCAATATATCGTCGGTTACTATTAACGACTACAAGGGTGGTTTTACTGCTACTGAGCATCTGATTCAGCAGGGATACAAACGAATACTTCACATAACCGCCGACCGCGAAATATTAATATTCAGGGAGAGGCTGCGCGGTTATATAGACGCACTTCGATATTATGGTTTGCCGGTGGATGACGATCTGATAGTGAAAGGAGACTTCTCTCCCGAGTTTGGAAAGACGGTAATAAAAGAGGCTCGTCTGAAAAACCTGGAATATGATGCTGTATTTGCACTCGAAGACTTCACCGCAATGGGTGTACTGCAACAGCTTCAGGAGTTTAACGTAAAGATCCCGGAAGAAGTAGCTGTGATAGGATTTGCAAATGAGTCCTTTGGCAGCCTCGTGACACCGCAGCTGTCGACCATAGATCAACAAACTATCCTGATGGGTAAAGAGGCGGCTAAACTGCTTCTTAAGCTAAAAAAAGCGGAGCTAACGCAGGAGGAGAAGCCGGAAAAGATCGTTCTTGATCCTTTACTCATTGTCAGGGCCTCCTCGCGAAGAAAATAA
- a CDS encoding xylulokinase has protein sequence MLLLGIDVGTSSIKVSVVDSETQSALVSAQYPETETEIKSLKTGWAEQSPEMWWDHVQNAILKANASGMYNPKDIGAIGIAYQMHGLVIVDKEQRVLRDSIIWCDSRAVEIGNSAFQKIGEQRSLSRLLNSPGNFTASKLAWVKENEPEVYAQIDKVMLPGDFIAMKLTGDITISASALSEGILWDFQDDAISQDVLECYGFSSSIFPPVKPVFSEHGYITSGVAEHLSLTPGIPVAYKSGDQPNNALSLNVLQPGEVAATAGTSGVIYGVSDQLTYDPESRVNTFAHVNYAADSKRLGVLLCINGTGILNRWVRDNFAAGTSYAQINTKGQEIPVGSAGLRVLPFGNGAERMLNNKMVGAHFHNIDFNLHTQAHIFRAVQEGIAFAFRYGLDIMRGNGMNPSVIRVGKANLFLSSLFTEAFVNATNVPVEFYDNDGSVGAAIGSGIGVKVFASEREAFTNNKAFQLIEPTSADLYEPVYQDWKKLLLKQLDLNNAN, from the coding sequence ATGCTTCTTTTAGGAATCGATGTAGGCACCTCTTCAATCAAAGTTTCTGTCGTAGATTCAGAAACCCAGAGCGCCCTGGTTTCAGCTCAGTACCCTGAAACAGAAACAGAAATCAAGTCATTAAAAACCGGATGGGCCGAGCAGTCCCCCGAGATGTGGTGGGATCATGTTCAAAACGCAATTCTTAAAGCTAATGCGTCGGGAATGTATAATCCTAAAGACATTGGCGCGATCGGCATTGCTTACCAGATGCACGGACTAGTCATTGTAGACAAGGAACAGCGCGTACTTCGCGATTCGATTATCTGGTGTGATAGCAGAGCCGTAGAAATAGGCAACTCGGCATTCCAAAAAATCGGAGAGCAAAGGAGCCTCTCGCGGTTACTTAACTCGCCCGGTAATTTTACAGCATCTAAACTGGCATGGGTGAAGGAAAACGAGCCGGAAGTATACGCACAGATCGATAAGGTCATGCTTCCCGGTGACTTCATTGCCATGAAATTAACCGGTGATATCACCATCAGCGCTTCTGCTCTTTCCGAAGGGATCCTCTGGGATTTTCAGGATGACGCAATATCACAGGATGTATTGGAGTGCTATGGGTTCAGCAGCAGCATATTCCCGCCGGTAAAGCCCGTTTTCTCAGAACACGGGTATATTACTTCGGGCGTGGCAGAACATTTGTCTTTAACGCCTGGTATTCCGGTTGCCTATAAATCAGGCGATCAGCCCAATAATGCTTTATCCTTAAATGTACTTCAGCCCGGAGAGGTAGCTGCCACAGCAGGAACTTCCGGCGTAATTTATGGAGTAAGCGACCAGTTGACCTACGATCCCGAGTCACGGGTAAATACCTTTGCCCACGTGAATTATGCAGCCGACAGTAAAAGGTTAGGAGTGCTGCTATGTATCAACGGTACCGGCATATTAAATCGCTGGGTGAGGGATAACTTTGCAGCTGGAACAAGCTATGCGCAGATAAATACCAAGGGACAAGAGATTCCAGTGGGATCTGCGGGATTAAGAGTTCTTCCCTTTGGGAACGGAGCAGAGCGCATGCTGAATAATAAAATGGTAGGTGCTCACTTCCATAATATAGATTTCAACCTGCATACTCAGGCCCACATCTTCAGGGCAGTTCAGGAAGGAATCGCTTTTGCATTTCGCTACGGCCTCGATATTATGCGCGGGAATGGAATGAACCCTTCAGTAATAAGGGTGGGAAAAGCCAATCTTTTCCTTAGTTCCCTGTTCACCGAAGCTTTTGTAAATGCTACCAACGTTCCCGTCGAGTTTTACGATAACGACGGAAGCGTAGGAGCTGCTATCGGATCGGGGATAGGGGTTAAAGTTTTTGCTTCCGAAAGAGAGGCATTTACTAACAATAAAGCTTTTCAACTGATAGAACCAACGTCGGCTGACCTGTATGAGCCGGTGTATCAGGACTGGAAGAAATTGCTGCTTAAGCAGCTCGATCTCAACAATGCCAATTAA
- a CDS encoding RNA polymerase sigma factor yields the protein MHPYNQLTDIELAEHLGKGEEGAFREIYVRYWDKLYIVARKRLKDSLEAEETIQDIFCNLWRKRETFTLSKGFDNYFAVAVKFEVINRLAKKARQSVVEKEVSASLSEADYSTLQTLDLNELKDQLQQSINELPDKCRIVFRMKYEKDYSQHQIAEELHISEKTVEAHLAKARKTLRSSFGNALGILIGILISHS from the coding sequence ATGCACCCATATAACCAGTTAACAGATATTGAATTAGCAGAGCACCTTGGAAAGGGCGAAGAAGGGGCTTTCAGAGAGATCTATGTCCGTTATTGGGATAAATTATATATCGTTGCAAGAAAGCGTTTGAAAGATTCTCTTGAAGCTGAAGAAACCATACAGGATATCTTTTGCAACCTCTGGCGCAAGAGAGAGACATTCACGTTGTCGAAAGGCTTTGACAACTATTTTGCGGTTGCTGTAAAGTTCGAAGTAATTAATCGCCTTGCCAAAAAAGCGCGGCAGTCGGTCGTTGAGAAAGAAGTCTCGGCCTCTCTTTCCGAAGCTGATTACTCTACTCTTCAAACTCTTGATCTGAACGAGTTAAAAGACCAGCTTCAACAATCAATTAACGAGCTGCCCGATAAATGCCGTATCGTATTCAGAATGAAATACGAGAAAGACTATTCGCAGCACCAGATAGCCGAAGAACTTCATATTTCCGAGAAAACAGTCGAGGCCCACCTTGCAAAAGCCCGTAAAACATTGCGGAGTTCATTCGGAAACGCCTTAGGAATACTGATCGGAATTCTTATTTCTCACAGCTGA
- a CDS encoding FecR family protein: MTKRKTEERMHELARKWQEGTITDEEKLQFEQWYQSFDDTLLEETSSETTEELRDRLYHAIVEKEKINSKHQIKPFNYKYFLPLAATVLLFLSFGLYFYIQNKPSENTAIAKKTSPDIAPGTDKAILTLADGSRIVLDQAKQGVLANQGNISIRKNKDGQIVYEVKGTNKGRKQQEIAYNTITTPRGGQYQIDLPDGTKVWLNASSSIKFPAVFSSNERRVELKGEAYFEVAKMFAAKRPGVKKGQRIPFIVKTASQDVEVLGTHFNVNAYDDEEAARTTLLEGSVRVTQHSSHASRLLRPGQQTQVDNDISVLEVDPQQVIAWKNGYFVFNNENVQSIMRKISRWYDVDVEYQGNIQRKRFGGTISKFENVSAVLNIMELTGVIRFKIEGRRIIVMP, from the coding sequence ATGACCAAGCGAAAGACAGAGGAACGTATGCATGAGCTTGCCAGAAAGTGGCAGGAGGGTACGATCACTGACGAAGAAAAATTACAATTTGAGCAATGGTACCAGTCGTTTGACGATACCTTGCTTGAAGAGACTTCATCCGAAACAACTGAAGAGCTGAGGGATCGGTTGTACCATGCCATCGTCGAAAAGGAAAAAATCAATTCAAAGCATCAGATAAAGCCATTTAATTATAAATACTTTTTACCTCTCGCAGCTACCGTTCTTCTTTTTCTATCATTCGGCCTTTATTTCTATATTCAAAATAAGCCTTCTGAAAATACTGCAATAGCTAAAAAAACATCCCCTGATATAGCCCCTGGCACAGATAAAGCCATTCTTACACTTGCCGATGGTTCACGTATTGTTCTTGACCAGGCGAAGCAGGGTGTGTTGGCCAATCAGGGAAATATATCGATCCGCAAAAATAAAGACGGTCAGATCGTTTACGAAGTAAAAGGAACGAACAAAGGACGTAAGCAACAGGAAATTGCTTATAATACAATAACAACACCGAGGGGCGGACAGTATCAGATAGACCTGCCTGATGGAACCAAAGTTTGGTTGAATGCATCATCCTCTATAAAGTTTCCTGCGGTTTTTAGTTCAAACGAGAGGAGAGTGGAGCTGAAGGGCGAAGCTTACTTCGAAGTTGCGAAAATGTTTGCGGCAAAAAGGCCGGGTGTGAAAAAGGGACAAAGGATACCGTTCATCGTAAAAACCGCCAGTCAGGATGTCGAAGTATTGGGCACGCACTTCAATGTCAACGCCTACGATGATGAGGAAGCAGCGCGAACCACATTATTAGAAGGCTCTGTAAGGGTTACACAACACTCAAGCCATGCTTCAAGACTTCTTCGGCCCGGGCAGCAGACTCAGGTAGACAACGATATTAGTGTACTGGAGGTCGACCCTCAGCAGGTAATAGCCTGGAAAAACGGATATTTCGTTTTTAACAACGAAAATGTACAGAGTATAATGCGCAAGATATCGCGCTGGTACGATGTCGACGTTGAGTATCAGGGTAATATCCAGCGAAAAAGATTTGGCGGTACAATTTCAAAATTCGAAAATGTATCAGCCGTATTGAATATAATGGAATTAACAGGAGTTATTCGTTTTAAAATAGAAGGAAGGAGGATCATTGTTATGCCTTAA
- a CDS encoding glutamate synthase subunit beta, which yields MGKVTGFKEYARELPPKRSAQERINDYKEFTGCFTEDKLNHQAARCMNCGIPFCHSGCPLGNIIPEFNDAVYKENWEEAYRILSSTNNFPEFTGRICPAPCEAACVLGINKPPVTIEEIEKHIIEIAFSKGLVHAKAPLIRSGKTVAVIGSGPAGLAAAAQLNKAGHLVTVFERDDKPGGLLRYGIPDFKLEKWVVERRTKLMEEEGVVFKCNTEVGKDISADELLRGYDAVVLSGGSTIPRNLPAPGRELKGVYYAMQFLKQQNKRVSGTEFEEESIMATGKDVVVIGGGDTGSDCVGTSNRHKANSVTQFELMPKPPEARTENMPWPTYPMLLKTSTSHEEGCERSWGINTKEFIGDENGNLKGVKVVDVEWETDVFGRPLKFKEVEGTERVLPCQLAFLAMGFLHPQKEGLLEQLGVELDARGNVKATEGVYQTNVNKVFAAGDMRRGQSLVVWAISEGREAARRVDQFLSGRTALESKDAESMYAF from the coding sequence ATGGGAAAAGTGACCGGTTTTAAAGAGTACGCAAGAGAATTACCTCCGAAGAGGTCGGCTCAGGAGCGTATTAATGACTATAAAGAATTTACAGGCTGTTTCACAGAGGATAAACTGAACCATCAGGCTGCCCGCTGTATGAACTGCGGAATACCTTTCTGCCATTCAGGCTGCCCTCTGGGCAATATAATTCCTGAATTTAACGATGCAGTATATAAAGAAAACTGGGAAGAAGCTTACCGCATATTATCTTCAACTAACAACTTCCCTGAATTTACAGGAAGGATTTGTCCTGCGCCCTGCGAAGCGGCTTGTGTACTGGGTATAAACAAACCCCCGGTCACAATTGAAGAGATTGAAAAGCACATTATTGAAATTGCCTTTTCAAAGGGTCTGGTACATGCTAAAGCACCACTTATCCGTTCAGGCAAAACTGTTGCTGTAATTGGATCAGGGCCGGCCGGTCTGGCTGCGGCAGCTCAGCTCAACAAAGCAGGACATCTGGTAACCGTCTTCGAGCGCGATGACAAACCCGGAGGCCTTCTTCGCTACGGCATACCTGATTTTAAACTTGAAAAATGGGTTGTAGAGCGTCGCACAAAGCTGATGGAAGAAGAGGGGGTGGTATTTAAATGTAATACTGAAGTGGGTAAAGACATCAGTGCCGACGAATTATTACGTGGATACGATGCAGTAGTGCTTTCGGGTGGGTCAACAATACCACGTAACCTTCCAGCACCGGGAAGAGAGTTAAAAGGCGTTTATTACGCAATGCAGTTTTTGAAACAGCAAAATAAAAGAGTAAGCGGCACTGAGTTTGAAGAAGAATCAATTATGGCAACAGGTAAAGACGTTGTTGTGATAGGAGGTGGTGATACAGGTTCTGACTGCGTAGGTACTTCAAACCGCCATAAAGCAAACTCTGTAACTCAGTTTGAACTGATGCCTAAGCCGCCTGAAGCGCGAACAGAAAATATGCCGTGGCCTACATATCCAATGCTGCTTAAAACCAGTACATCACATGAGGAAGGCTGCGAACGTTCCTGGGGTATTAATACTAAAGAATTCATTGGCGATGAGAACGGTAACCTCAAGGGGGTAAAAGTTGTAGATGTAGAGTGGGAAACAGACGTATTTGGTCGTCCTTTGAAGTTTAAAGAAGTTGAAGGTACCGAGCGTGTACTTCCCTGCCAACTTGCCTTTTTGGCAATGGGCTTCCTTCATCCCCAGAAAGAAGGATTGCTTGAGCAGCTTGGCGTTGAACTCGATGCTCGTGGAAATGTAAAAGCTACAGAAGGCGTTTACCAGACTAACGTTAATAAAGTATTTGCTGCAGGAGATATGCGGCGCGGACAATCCCTGGTTGTTTGGGCGATCTCCGAAGGCCGTGAAGCAGCACGGCGAGTGGATCAGTTCCTTAGCGGACGCACTGCGCTGGAGAGTAAAGATGCTGAAAGTATGTATGCGTTTTAA
- a CDS encoding RNA methyltransferase — MDTREDTTGENVRKLKLDELNRASVEAFKQQKKLPVTVVLDNVRSMHNVGSIFRTCDGFAVEQIFLCGITGQPPHREIEKTALGATQSIDWKYFTEISEAIGELKSSGYKIVAIEQALNSVMLNDFQPLNGLKYALIFGNEVNGVSDEAMKEIDTCIEIPQFGTKHSFNIVVSAGIVLWDFFAKAGCRL; from the coding sequence ATGGACACAAGGGAGGATACAACCGGAGAAAATGTACGGAAACTCAAACTGGACGAGCTAAACCGGGCCAGCGTCGAAGCGTTTAAGCAACAAAAAAAACTTCCCGTCACAGTGGTGCTCGACAATGTAAGAAGCATGCATAATGTCGGGTCGATTTTCCGTACATGCGATGGGTTTGCAGTAGAGCAAATATTTCTATGCGGGATAACCGGTCAGCCACCTCATCGTGAAATTGAAAAAACAGCGCTGGGCGCTACCCAGTCTATCGATTGGAAGTACTTTACCGAAATATCTGAAGCTATCGGGGAATTGAAATCCAGCGGGTATAAGATCGTAGCAATCGAGCAGGCCTTAAACAGCGTAATGCTGAATGATTTCCAGCCGTTAAACGGGTTAAAATATGCGCTGATATTCGGCAATGAGGTGAACGGCGTTTCAGACGAAGCAATGAAAGAGATTGACACCTGCATTGAAATTCCACAATTCGGAACAAAACACTCATTTAATATCGTGGTGTCTGCAGGAATAGTACTATGGGATTTCTTTGCGAAGGCAGGTTGCAGGTTGTAG